In Streptomyces hawaiiensis, one genomic interval encodes:
- a CDS encoding RrF2 family transcriptional regulator, with protein sequence MRLLRSTDLALRVLMRLAVAGGSSPTTRDVADGMDVPYTHLAKVVAELQHMGLLQARRGRGGGLTLTEQGRTASVGAVVRAFEGGGDVVDCEGPTPCPLNSACRLRTALRRAQEAFFTSLDPVTVRDIVAEPTEALLLGISRGADPRDHTP encoded by the coding sequence ATGCGGCTGCTGCGCTCCACCGACCTCGCCCTGCGGGTCCTGATGCGGCTCGCCGTCGCGGGCGGGTCGAGTCCGACGACCCGGGACGTCGCGGACGGCATGGACGTGCCGTACACCCACCTGGCGAAGGTCGTCGCCGAGCTCCAGCACATGGGACTGCTTCAGGCCCGCCGCGGTCGCGGCGGCGGGCTCACCCTCACCGAGCAGGGCCGCACGGCCTCGGTGGGTGCGGTGGTCCGCGCCTTCGAGGGCGGCGGCGACGTCGTCGACTGCGAGGGCCCCACCCCCTGCCCCCTCAACTCCGCCTGCCGCCTGCGCACAGCCCTGCGCCGGGCCCAGGAGGCGTTCTTCACCTCCCTGGACCCGGTCACGGTGCGGGACATCGTGGCGGAGCCGACGGAGGCGCTGCTCCTGGGGATCTCGCGGGGCGCCGATCCCCGTGACCACACCCCCTAG
- a CDS encoding DUF3105 domain-containing protein, protein MGSAKKSSTDRKARIEEMRRAEQARERRSRILTIAASVVIVAALVVGGVVLVRSQDDKGSATAASDSSGKGKFVTGKDGVKTWEGKLSRNHVAKAVKYASEPPVGGDHNQVWMNCNGDVYTEQLDNTNAVHSLEHGAVWVTYNADAKKADIDALAAKVKKTPYTLMSPMDDQKDPIMLSAWGHQRTVTGASDPNVDKFFEKFVQGEQTPEPGAACTNGLSK, encoded by the coding sequence ATGGGCTCCGCCAAGAAGAGCAGCACGGACCGCAAGGCGCGAATAGAGGAGATGCGGCGCGCCGAGCAGGCCCGTGAGCGCCGTAGCCGGATCCTCACCATCGCGGCCAGCGTGGTGATCGTCGCCGCTCTCGTCGTCGGCGGCGTCGTGCTCGTGCGGTCCCAGGACGACAAGGGCAGTGCCACCGCGGCGAGCGACTCCTCGGGCAAGGGCAAGTTCGTGACGGGCAAGGACGGCGTGAAGACGTGGGAGGGCAAGCTGTCCCGCAACCACGTCGCCAAGGCCGTGAAGTACGCCTCCGAGCCGCCGGTCGGCGGTGACCACAACCAGGTCTGGATGAACTGCAACGGTGACGTCTACACCGAGCAGCTGGACAACACCAACGCCGTGCACTCGCTGGAGCACGGCGCGGTGTGGGTGACGTACAATGCCGACGCGAAGAAGGCCGACATCGACGCGCTCGCGGCGAAGGTGAAGAAGACGCCGTACACGCTGATGAGCCCGATGGACGACCAGAAGGACCCGATCATGCTCTCGGCGTGGGGTCACCAGCGCACGGTGACGGGCGCGAGCGACCCGAACGTGGACAAGTTCTTCGAGAAGTTCGTCCAGGGCGAGCAGACCCCTGAGCCGGGTGCCGCCTGCACGAACGGGCTGTCCAAGTGA
- a CDS encoding DUF305 domain-containing protein, producing the protein MIAGAAGVALVAAGAITYAAAGDDGNGRTPSAESADAGFARDMAVHHQQAVEMSYIVRDRTKDEEVRRLAYDIAQTQANQRGMMLGWLDLWGLPKVSSEPPMTWMDMGGMASGKDGALMAGMATNSEMKKLGGLSGKQAEVFYLQLMTDHHKGGVHMAQGCVDRCTVGVEKRLARGMVDAQQSEISLMADMLEERGAAPRP; encoded by the coding sequence ATGATCGCCGGGGCCGCTGGGGTGGCGCTCGTCGCGGCCGGGGCGATCACCTACGCCGCCGCCGGGGACGACGGCAACGGCAGGACGCCGTCCGCCGAGTCCGCGGACGCCGGTTTCGCCCGGGACATGGCGGTGCACCACCAGCAGGCCGTGGAGATGTCGTACATCGTGCGCGACCGCACCAAGGACGAGGAGGTCCGGCGCCTGGCGTACGACATCGCTCAGACGCAGGCCAACCAGCGCGGCATGATGCTCGGCTGGCTCGACCTGTGGGGCCTGCCCAAGGTGTCCTCCGAGCCGCCGATGACCTGGATGGACATGGGCGGCATGGCCTCCGGCAAGGACGGCGCGCTGATGGCGGGCATGGCGACCAACTCCGAGATGAAGAAGCTCGGCGGGCTCAGCGGCAAGCAGGCGGAGGTCTTCTACCTCCAGCTGATGACGGACCATCACAAGGGCGGTGTCCACATGGCCCAGGGCTGCGTGGACAGGTGCACGGTCGGCGTGGAGAAGCGGCTCGCGCGGGGCATGGTGGACGCGCAGCAGTCGGAGATCTCCCTGATGGCGGACATGCTCGAGGAGCGCGGCGCCGCGCCGCGTCCCTGA
- a CDS encoding S53 family peptidase, which translates to MRSKRAKVRAGVSMAATLPMLAGALALGIPAAHAADHPLRDLLSGTRPAWATARADKGATSDGAQVSARVYLAGKDATGLAAYAKAVSDPASASYGKYLTARQAQARFGATEAQVAAVKSWLTAAGLKVTGVTRHYVSVTGDVAAAEKAFGAQLHNFAKGSKTYRAPASTASVPQSLADAVLTVTGLDNAPHMATHDDQLPPPDTVFRNAGPLSSYYGSNTASTLPDAYGKKIPYTVKGYTGKQLRAAYGAGKRTGKGVRVAITDAYASPTIAYDAGTYAKRNGDAAWKTGQLHQVLPKKYTDTKDCSASGWYGEETLDVEAVHAVAPAADVTYVGAASCGDGDLLDALGKVVDNHLADIVSNSWGEIEAVQTPDLAAAYDQVFQLGAVEGIGFYFSSGDDGDEVASSGTKQVDSPANSAWVTAVGGTSLAVGKNDTYLWETGWGTDKAALSADGKSWTDFPGAFTSGAGGGTSKTVAEPSYQQGVVPDALAKANSADGNRVVPDIAAIADPNTGFLVGQTQSSPDGRKQAYSEYRIGGTSLAAPTIAAIQALAQEARGKAIGFANPAIYAKAGSKVYHDVTDNPTGSGLAVARVDFHNGYDTTDGLDTSVRSLGKDSSLAAVKGYDDVTGVGTPASGYVESYRRH; encoded by the coding sequence ATGAGATCCAAACGCGCCAAGGTGCGCGCCGGGGTGAGCATGGCAGCGACACTGCCGATGCTCGCCGGCGCGCTGGCGCTCGGCATACCCGCGGCACACGCCGCCGACCACCCGCTCCGCGACCTGCTGTCCGGGACCCGGCCGGCGTGGGCCACGGCCCGAGCGGACAAGGGCGCCACCTCCGACGGCGCCCAGGTCTCGGCCCGGGTCTACCTCGCCGGCAAGGACGCCACGGGCCTCGCCGCCTACGCGAAGGCCGTCTCCGACCCGGCCTCGGCCTCGTACGGCAAGTACCTGACGGCCCGGCAGGCGCAGGCCCGCTTCGGCGCGACCGAGGCCCAGGTGGCGGCCGTGAAGTCCTGGCTGACGGCGGCCGGCCTGAAGGTCACCGGCGTCACGCGGCACTACGTCTCCGTCACCGGTGACGTGGCCGCCGCCGAGAAGGCGTTCGGTGCCCAGCTGCACAACTTCGCCAAGGGCTCGAAGACCTACCGCGCCCCCGCGAGCACCGCCTCCGTGCCGCAGAGCCTGGCCGACGCCGTCCTGACCGTGACCGGCCTGGACAACGCGCCGCACATGGCCACGCACGACGATCAACTGCCGCCGCCGGACACCGTGTTCCGCAACGCCGGGCCGCTCTCCTCGTACTACGGCTCGAACACCGCGAGCACACTCCCGGACGCGTACGGCAAGAAGATCCCGTACACCGTGAAGGGCTACACGGGCAAGCAGCTGCGGGCCGCCTACGGCGCGGGCAAGCGCACCGGCAAGGGCGTCCGGGTCGCTATCACGGACGCGTACGCCTCCCCGACGATCGCCTACGACGCCGGCACCTACGCCAAGCGCAACGGCGACGCCGCGTGGAAGACCGGCCAGCTGCACCAGGTGCTGCCGAAGAAGTACACCGACACCAAGGACTGCTCGGCCTCCGGCTGGTACGGCGAGGAGACCCTGGACGTCGAGGCCGTGCACGCGGTCGCACCGGCCGCGGACGTCACGTACGTGGGCGCCGCCTCCTGCGGGGACGGTGACCTGCTCGACGCCCTGGGCAAGGTCGTGGACAACCACCTGGCGGACATCGTCTCCAACTCCTGGGGCGAGATCGAGGCCGTGCAGACTCCCGACCTCGCGGCCGCCTACGACCAGGTGTTCCAGCTGGGCGCGGTCGAGGGCATCGGCTTCTACTTCTCCTCCGGCGACGACGGCGACGAGGTCGCCAGCTCCGGGACGAAGCAGGTCGACTCCCCGGCCAACTCGGCGTGGGTCACCGCCGTCGGCGGCACCTCGCTGGCCGTCGGCAAGAACGACACGTACCTCTGGGAGACCGGCTGGGGCACCGACAAGGCCGCTCTGTCGGCCGACGGCAAGAGCTGGACGGACTTCCCCGGCGCCTTCACCTCCGGCGCGGGCGGCGGCACCAGCAAGACGGTCGCCGAGCCCTCCTACCAGCAGGGTGTCGTGCCGGACGCGCTGGCGAAGGCCAACAGCGCGGACGGCAACCGGGTCGTCCCGGACATCGCGGCGATCGCCGACCCCAACACCGGCTTCCTGGTCGGCCAGACGCAGAGCTCGCCGGACGGCAGGAAGCAGGCCTACAGCGAGTACCGCATCGGCGGCACCTCGCTCGCGGCCCCGACCATCGCGGCCATCCAGGCCCTGGCCCAGGAGGCCCGCGGCAAGGCGATCGGCTTCGCCAACCCGGCGATCTACGCCAAGGCCGGCTCGAAGGTCTACCACGACGTCACCGACAACCCGACGGGCTCCGGCCTCGCCGTGGCAAGGGTCGACTTCCACAACGGCTACGACACGACGGACGGTCTCGACACGTCCGTACGCAGTCTCGGCAAGGACAGCTCGCTCGCGGCCGTGAAGGGCTACGACGACGTCACCGGCGTGGGCACGCCCGCGAGCGGCTACGTGGAGTCGTACCGGCGGCACTGA
- a CDS encoding NAD+ synthase, protein MPQLRLALNQIDAGVGDLAGNTESIVRWTRHSAEQGAHLVAFPEMVLTGYPVEDLALRSSFVEASRAALRSLAARLAEEGFGELPVIVGYLDRSATAQPKYGQPAGAPQNAGAVLYGGEVVLNYAKHHLPNYGVFDEFRYFVPGDSMPVLRVHGVDVALAICEDLWQDGGRVPAARSARAGLLVSINASPYERNKDDTRLELVRKRAQEAGCTTAYLAMIGGQDELVFDGDSIVVDKDGEVVARAPQFAEGCVVLDLDLPAASPDAPAGVVDDGLRIDRVVLSEKPLAPYEPELTGGYADRLDDDEEVYSALVVGLRAYVAKNGFTSVLIGLSGGIDSALVAAIACDAVGAQNVYGVSMPSKYSSDHSKDDAADLARRTGLNYRTVAIEPMFDAYMGSLGLTGLAEENLQSRLRGTLLMAISNQEGHIVLAPGNKSELAVGYSTLYGDSVGAYGPIKDVYKTSVFRLAEWRNRAARERGQTPPIPENSLTKPPSAELRPGQVDTDSLPDYPVLDAILELYVDRDRGADEIVAAGFDAELVAKTLRMVDTAEYKRRQYPPGTKISPKGFGKDRRLPITNGWRESL, encoded by the coding sequence GTGCCTCAACTACGTCTCGCCCTGAACCAGATCGACGCCGGCGTCGGCGACCTCGCCGGGAACACCGAGTCGATCGTCCGCTGGACCCGGCACTCCGCCGAACAGGGAGCGCATCTCGTGGCGTTCCCCGAGATGGTGCTGACCGGGTATCCCGTCGAGGACCTGGCGCTCAGGTCGTCCTTCGTGGAGGCCTCTCGCGCGGCGCTGCGCTCGCTCGCCGCGCGCCTGGCCGAGGAGGGCTTCGGAGAGCTGCCGGTGATCGTCGGCTACCTCGACCGCAGTGCGACCGCCCAGCCCAAGTACGGCCAGCCGGCCGGTGCGCCGCAGAACGCGGGTGCGGTGCTGTACGGCGGTGAGGTGGTCCTGAACTACGCCAAGCACCACCTGCCGAACTACGGCGTGTTCGACGAGTTCCGCTACTTCGTGCCCGGTGACAGCATGCCGGTGCTGCGGGTGCACGGCGTCGATGTCGCCCTGGCCATCTGCGAGGACCTCTGGCAGGACGGCGGCCGTGTCCCCGCCGCCCGTTCGGCGCGGGCGGGCCTGCTGGTCTCGATCAACGCCTCCCCCTATGAGCGCAACAAGGACGACACGCGTCTGGAGCTGGTCCGCAAGCGGGCCCAGGAGGCCGGCTGCACCACGGCGTACCTGGCGATGATCGGCGGCCAGGACGAGCTCGTGTTCGACGGCGACTCGATCGTCGTCGACAAGGACGGCGAGGTCGTGGCGCGGGCGCCGCAGTTCGCCGAGGGCTGTGTGGTCCTGGACCTGGACCTGCCGGCGGCGTCCCCCGACGCGCCCGCGGGAGTGGTGGACGACGGGCTGCGCATCGACCGCGTGGTGCTCTCGGAGAAGCCGCTGGCCCCCTACGAGCCCGAGCTCACGGGCGGCTACGCGGACCGGCTGGACGACGACGAGGAGGTCTACTCGGCGCTGGTCGTGGGCCTGCGGGCGTACGTCGCGAAGAACGGCTTCACGTCGGTCCTGATCGGCCTGTCGGGCGGCATCGACTCGGCGCTGGTCGCGGCGATCGCGTGCGACGCGGTGGGCGCGCAGAACGTGTACGGCGTGTCGATGCCGTCGAAGTACTCCTCGGACCACTCCAAGGACGACGCGGCCGACCTGGCCCGCCGCACGGGCCTGAACTACCGGACCGTGGCCATCGAGCCGATGTTCGACGCGTACATGGGCTCGCTGGGCCTGACGGGCCTGGCGGAGGAGAACCTCCAGTCGCGTCTGCGCGGCACCCTCCTCATGGCGATCTCCAACCAGGAGGGCCACATCGTCCTGGCGCCCGGCAACAAGTCGGAACTGGCGGTCGGCTACTCCACGCTCTACGGCGACTCGGTCGGCGCGTACGGCCCGATCAAGGACGTCTACAAGACGTCGGTCTTCCGCCTGGCCGAGTGGCGCAACCGGGCCGCCCGGGAACGCGGCCAGACCCCGCCGATCCCGGAGAACTCCCTCACCAAGCCGCCGAGCGCGGAGTTGCGCCCGGGTCAGGTCGACACGGACTCGCTGCCGGACTACCCGGTGCTGGACGCGATCCTGGAGCTGTACGTCGACCGGGACCGGGGCGCGGACGAGATCGTGGCGGCCGGGTTCGACGCGGAGCTGGTGGCGAAGACGCTGCGCATGGTCGACACGGCCGAGTACAAGCGGCGCCAGTACCCGCCGGGCACGAAGATCTCGCCCAAGGGCTTCGGGAAGGACCGGCGGCTGCCGATCACGAACGGGTGGCGGGAGTCGCTCTGA
- a CDS encoding ArsR/SmtB family transcription factor, whose amino-acid sequence MADDLFKALADPTRRTILDELAEQSGQTLFEICSRLSMKHRLGISRQAVSQHLAVLEAAGLVETRREGRYKFHDLNTAPLRQITERWPAPDPSAPEESPP is encoded by the coding sequence GTGGCCGACGACCTTTTCAAAGCCTTGGCCGACCCCACCCGTCGCACCATCCTCGACGAGCTCGCGGAGCAGTCCGGGCAGACACTGTTCGAGATCTGCTCGCGGCTGAGCATGAAGCACCGGCTCGGCATCTCGCGCCAGGCGGTCTCCCAGCACCTCGCCGTGCTGGAGGCCGCCGGGCTGGTCGAGACGAGGCGGGAGGGCCGCTACAAGTTCCACGACCTGAACACGGCCCCGCTCCGGCAGATCACGGAGCGCTGGCCGGCACCCGACCCCTCCGCACCGGAAGAGAGCCCGCCGTGA